The genomic interval ACCATCGAACGCGTGGCCCTGAACATCATCGAGGCGCTGTACGCCGCCTTTCCGCAACTGCGGCACGTGAAATGCACCGTCTCGAAGCTGGCGCCGCCGCTGGGCGGAAAACTCGACCGCGTGAGCGTCACGCTGGAGAGGTAACGGATACGACCGGCGGGCAGGCTGCGGCCTGCCCGCCGGTTTCACACTCAAAGCAACGGACATGAAACACCATTCGCACGCCCGGGTCACGCTGGGCGGAAAACTGAGCGCCGTACTGGTCGCCGCCGGAAGTTCGGTGGGGCTGGGCAACATCTGGCGGTTTCCCTATGTGGCCGGCGACAACGGCGGAGGGGCCTTTCTGGCGATCTACATCCTCTGCGTCCTGCTGCTGGGACTGCCGCTCATGCTGGCCGAATTCACCGTGGGACGCGCCTCGCACCGCAACGCCGTGGGGGCCTTCCGGGCACTCGATTCCCGCTGGAGCTTCCTGGGATACAACGGCGTGCTGGCGGCGTTCCTGATCCTCGGCTTTTACCTCGTGGTCTCGGGCTGGACGGCCGGCTACATGGTCCGCTCCCTCACGGGCGAACTCGCACGCCTCTTCTCCGCCGCGGAGTACGAAGCGCTGTTCGCGGAGTTCATCCGCGACCCGTGGCGGCCGCTCGTTTACACCGGACTGATCGCGCTGGCCACCCACTCCGTGATCGCGCTGGGCGTCCGGAAGGGCATCGAACGCTCGGCCAAGGTGCTCATGCCGCTGCTGTTCGTCGTTCTCATCGCCCTCTCCGTCCACTCGCTGCTGCTGCCGGGCGGCGGCGAAGGGCTGCGTTTCTTCTTCCGGCCCGACTTCTCGCAGGTCACCCCCTCGACCGTGCTCGTGGCCCTGGGACAGGCCTTCTTCTCGCTCTCGATCAGCATCGGCACGATGGTCACCTACGCCTCCTACTTCAAACCCGACACCGACCTGCGCCACACGGCGCTGAATGTCACGATCCTCGACACGCTGGTCGCCGTGCTGGCCGGCGTGGTGGTCTTCCCGGCGGTCTTCAGCGTCGGAATCGCCCCCTCGTCGGGACCTTCGCTGGTCTTCATCACCCTGCCGGGCATCTTCAACGGTATGCCGCTGAGCATGGTCTGGTCGTCGGTGTTCTTCCTGCTGCTCATCGTGGCGGCCCTCACCTCGACCATCTCGCTGCACGAGGTCGTCACGGCCTACCTGCACGAAGAGTGGCACCTGAGCCGCCGCGCGGCGGCGTGGACCACCACCCTTTCGACCGGGGCGTTAGGAGCCGTGGCTTCGCTCTCGATGGGGGTGCTGGGCGGCTGGACGATCTGCGGTCTGAATATCTTCGACTCGCTCGACTACCTCACGGCCAACATCATGCTCCCCGTGGGCGGACTGCTCACCTGCCTGTTCGTGGGCTGGCGGCTCGACCGGCAGGTGCTCCGCGCGCAGCTCACCAACGACGGAACCCTGCCCTTCCGCATCTACCGGCTCTTTCTGGTGTTGCTGCGCTACTTCTGCCCGGTGATCCTGCTGCTCGTCTTCCTCGACAACCTGGGTGTCTTCTAAAGCGGGGAACAGTCCCCGCGGCAGACGCGGCGGGGACACAGAACACTCCCGGAAAGGCACAAAAAAAGGTACGGCCCCGAAAAGCCGTACCTTTTTCTTCTCCTCCCGCAACGTCAGTTGATGTTCCGCCGGTCGGGTTCGTGGTCGGGCGAAGCCGCCTCCATGTCGATCTGCAACTTGACCATGTTGATGGCCGTCGCCGCCGCCTCGTCGCCCTTGTTGCCGTGGCGGCCGCCGCAGCGGTCCAGCGCCTGCTGCATATCATTCACGGTCAGCACGCCGAACGCGATCGGCATGTTCCACTGGATCTGCAGTTGTGTGATGCCCTGCGTCACGCCCTGACAGATGAAGTCGAAGTGCCGCGTATCGCCCTGAATGACGCATCCGAGCGCGATCACGGCGTCCACGTCGGTATATTCCGCGAAGAACTGCGCACCGAGCGACAGCTCGAACGTACCGGGGACATACTTGATCTGAATGTTCATGTCGGGGCATCCGGCGGCGCGCAGCGTGCGCACGGCACCTTCCAGCAACGCCTCCGTCACCTCCCGGTTCCACTCGGCCACGACGATTCCGAACCGCATGTCCGCAGCCGACGGCAGCGGCGAATCGAATTTGGAAAGGTTATGGTTTCTGGTCGCCATCTCGCCGCACTCCTTATTTAGCGCTTCCGAGCAGCTTCTCGGCCTCGCGGGCCTCCATCGAAGCGGGATACGTGTCGAGAATCTGCTGGTAGAATCCGGCAGCGGCCGCAGCGTCGCCCTGGGCCTGCGCCGCCAGTCCGGCCTTACGCAGGTACATCGGGGCGGTCAGGTTGTTGTCGGCGGCCTTCACGGCCTTGCGGTAGAAATCCACGGCCTTGGCGTAGTCCTGCCGCTCGACGGCCACATCGCCCTGCAACCCGTAGTTCTGGGCATTGACGAGTGCGCCGGGCAGTCCCTTGACAGGCGAATACTTCGCCAGACAGGCGGCGGCATTCTCCAGATCGCCCGTACGCAGGTAGCAGATGCCGGCGTAGTGCCTGGCCAGATTGCCCGAGGGAGTCGAACCGTACTGCTCGATCACGTCGAGGAACCCGGCGCCGTTGGCATCGCCCTGCAACGCCAGCTCGAAGTCGGGATTCTCCGCCTCGAAACGCGACTGCGCCTCGGCGATCATCTCCGCGGCCTTCTCGGCGCGCGGCGCCACGATCAGCGCCCGGTAGCCGTAAACCAACGCGGCGAGAACCAGCAGCCCCAGAAAAACGTAGGTGAGCTTGCGCCCGTTCTTTTCGAAAAAGAGTTCCGTTCTGTTCATTGCCTCGCCGAGGCTTTCCGGCTCGGCGACGTTCTGCTTCGTCATAGATCCAAACGTATTTTTTAGTTTATAATTTGCACGGTAGGCAGCAAAGATACAAAACTATTCACAATGTGCAATGTCGTGTCCGGATTTTTTGTACTTTTGTTCCATGTATCTGAAGAAAATCGCACTGCTGAATTTCAAAAACATCGAACAGGAGGAGCTGACGTTTTGCCCCGGCATCAACTGTCTGGTGGGCGACAACGGCGCGGGCAAAACCAACATCGTGGATGCGGTCCACTACCTCTCCATGTGCAAGTCGTCGCTTCAGATGACCGACGGGCAGAGCATCCGCCACGGGGCGGATTTCTTCCTCGTCGAAGGGCAGTACGCGACCGACGGCGGCAAGAGCGAGAACGTCGTCTGCTCCTTCTCGCGCAAGGGCGGCAAGGTGCTCAAACGCAACGGCAAGGAGTACGACCGGCTTTCGGACCACGTGGGACTGATCCCCGCCGTGATCGTGTCGCCGGCCGACGGGGCCCTGATCTCCGACGCGGCCGACGAGCGGCGCCGCTACCTCAACGCCTTCATCTCGCAGCTCGACCGGGCCTACCTCAGCTCGGTCATGCGCTACAACGCCGTCCTGGCCGAACGGAACCGGCTGCTGAAGATGCAGCCCGACGAGGTGATGCTGCAAATCTACGACCGCCAGCTCGTCGAACACGGCGAGGCGATCCACGCCCGGCGGCGCGAGGCGGCGGAACTGTTGCAGCCCGTCGTCGAAGCCTATTACCGCACGCTCTCGGGCGACCGCGAGCAGGTCGGGCTGCACTACCGCTCGGAGCTGAACGAGCGGCCGTTCGGCGAGATCCTGCTCGCCGCGCGGCAGAAGGACCTGGCCAACGAGTTCACCACCGCGGGCATTCACCGCGACGACCTGGTGCTCCGCATCGGCGGCTACCCCCTGCGCAAATACGGCTCGCAGGGACAGCAGAAATCCTTCCTGATCGCCCTCAAGCTGGCGCAGTACGCCATCGTGGCCCGCAGCAAGGGCGAACGGCCGCTGCTGCTGCTCGACGATCTGTTCGACAAACTCGACGCCGGCCGCGTCGAACAGCTCATCCGGCTGGTTTCGGACGAGACGTTCGGGCAGATCCTCATCACGGACTGCAACCCCACCCGTCTGAGAACGATACTCGACAAGGCCGGCGGGGAGTATCTGCTCTACACCGTCGAAAACGGAAAGGCCCGGCGATGAGACGCACGAAAACAATGCTGATGGGCGACCTGCTGGAGGAGTTCTTCAAACGCCCCTACGTCGCCGCCAAGGTCGCCGAAGGAAAGCTGCCCGACACGTGGCGCGAAATCGTCGGCGACCGTGCCGCGGACGCCACCACCGAGTTGCGGCTCGAACGGCATATTCTCCACGTGCGCATCCAATCGAGCGTGCTGCGCTCCGAACTCTTCTACCAGCGCGACCTGCTCTGCGAGGAGATCAACCGCCGCTCGGGCCTCAGGCTGGTCCATGCGGTCATCATCCGGTGACACGCCGTCCGCACACGAAAAGAGCCGGGAGCGTTCCGAAACGCTCCCGGCTCTTCGTCGGAGTCCGCACGGATCACTTGATGATCGCGGCGCGGTTGGCCTTCTGGACGTTGAAGATGTCCTTCTCGTCGCCCAGGCCCTTGTAGGTCAGTTGCTCGGGACGCACGCCCTGTTTCACGAGGTAGTCGTAAACCCGCTTGGCGCGGTTTTCGGCGACGCGCCTGTTCCCGGCCTTCGAACCCGTCTGCTGGTCGGCATGGCCCTGAATGGTATAGACGCGGTCCCGCGGGCCGGCCTTGATCTGCTCGGCGATCAGGTCGAGACGGGTCTTCTCCTGCGGCGTCAGCGTGGACATGCTGTAATTGTAGAGGATGATCGAGTTGGAGACGATGGCGGCCTCCTCGCGCACCTCGGCACGCTGTGCGGCGGCAGCCTTCGCGGCAGCGTCCGCAGCGGCGGCCCTGGCGGCCTTCGCCTCGGCGCGGGCAGTCTGCAACTGGTTCTCCAGCATGTCGTTGTCGGCTTCGACGGCTGCCACGGCTGCGGCACTCGCAGCCACCATCTCCTGAAACGCCTCGATGTCCTCGGCGGTATAACCCGGCAGCCCGCGAACCCAGCCGCGGTTGTTGAAGCGGTACGAGAATCCGGCCGTGGCGCTGAACCCGAAGAGGTAGCTGCCGTCCATCGGCGACGGCGAGAGGGTCGATTTGGCCAGCATGCCCTTCAGCTCGATATTGAAGTCGAACGACGGGGAGAGGCGGAACTTGTTCAACAGACCGTAGGTGAATCCGAAGTTCTGGCGCGAACCCGTGCCGTTGTCCTTCTGGCTCTTGTCCGTGAAGTTCGAGGCCACGTAACCGAAGCCCACGAACGGCACGCCGTACCAGGCGCGGTCGTCACGATAGCCGCCGAACCAGTTGGAGGCGTTCAGCATGAAGTCGATATGCGCGAACATATAGGGCCAGGTCTTCTTGGCGTCGAGCGCATCGTAGTTGTTGAACCAGCCGCCC from Alistipes dispar carries:
- a CDS encoding tetratricopeptide repeat protein; protein product: MTKQNVAEPESLGEAMNRTELFFEKNGRKLTYVFLGLLVLAALVYGYRALIVAPRAEKAAEMIAEAQSRFEAENPDFELALQGDANGAGFLDVIEQYGSTPSGNLARHYAGICYLRTGDLENAAACLAKYSPVKGLPGALVNAQNYGLQGDVAVERQDYAKAVDFYRKAVKAADNNLTAPMYLRKAGLAAQAQGDAAAAAGFYQQILDTYPASMEAREAEKLLGSAK
- a CDS encoding DciA family protein, whose product is MLMGDLLEEFFKRPYVAAKVAEGKLPDTWREIVGDRAADATTELRLERHILHVRIQSSVLRSELFYQRDLLCEEINRRSGLRLVHAVIIR
- a CDS encoding sodium-dependent transporter — protein: MKHHSHARVTLGGKLSAVLVAAGSSVGLGNIWRFPYVAGDNGGGAFLAIYILCVLLLGLPLMLAEFTVGRASHRNAVGAFRALDSRWSFLGYNGVLAAFLILGFYLVVSGWTAGYMVRSLTGELARLFSAAEYEALFAEFIRDPWRPLVYTGLIALATHSVIALGVRKGIERSAKVLMPLLFVVLIALSVHSLLLPGGGEGLRFFFRPDFSQVTPSTVLVALGQAFFSLSISIGTMVTYASYFKPDTDLRHTALNVTILDTLVAVLAGVVVFPAVFSVGIAPSSGPSLVFITLPGIFNGMPLSMVWSSVFFLLLIVAALTSTISLHEVVTAYLHEEWHLSRRAAAWTTTLSTGALGAVASLSMGVLGGWTICGLNIFDSLDYLTANIMLPVGGLLTCLFVGWRLDRQVLRAQLTNDGTLPFRIYRLFLVLLRYFCPVILLLVFLDNLGVF
- the recF gene encoding DNA replication/repair protein RecF (All proteins in this family for which functions are known are DNA-binding proteins that assist the filamentation of RecA onto DNA for the initiation of recombination or recombinational repair.), which codes for MYLKKIALLNFKNIEQEELTFCPGINCLVGDNGAGKTNIVDAVHYLSMCKSSLQMTDGQSIRHGADFFLVEGQYATDGGKSENVVCSFSRKGGKVLKRNGKEYDRLSDHVGLIPAVIVSPADGALISDAADERRRYLNAFISQLDRAYLSSVMRYNAVLAERNRLLKMQPDEVMLQIYDRQLVEHGEAIHARRREAAELLQPVVEAYYRTLSGDREQVGLHYRSELNERPFGEILLAARQKDLANEFTTAGIHRDDLVLRIGGYPLRKYGSQGQQKSFLIALKLAQYAIVARSKGERPLLLLDDLFDKLDAGRVEQLIRLVSDETFGQILITDCNPTRLRTILDKAGGEYLLYTVENGKARR
- a CDS encoding OmpA family protein, encoding MKKIYSTILLLALVSAAWAQETPKRPSWSGFVSNGFWDNWEISVGAGAGTALSNGTNHGKFGDRIGFEGNFSLLKWVHPVAGVRAQLQGGWFNNYDALDAKKTWPYMFAHIDFMLNASNWFGGYRDDRAWYGVPFVGFGYVASNFTDKSQKDNGTGSRQNFGFTYGLLNKFRLSPSFDFNIELKGMLAKSTLSPSPMDGSYLFGFSATAGFSYRFNNRGWVRGLPGYTAEDIEAFQEMVAASAAAVAAVEADNDMLENQLQTARAEAKAARAAAADAAAKAAAAQRAEVREEAAIVSNSIILYNYSMSTLTPQEKTRLDLIAEQIKAGPRDRVYTIQGHADQQTGSKAGNRRVAENRAKRVYDYLVKQGVRPEQLTYKGLGDEKDIFNVQKANRAAIIK
- the ribH gene encoding 6,7-dimethyl-8-ribityllumazine synthase → MATRNHNLSKFDSPLPSAADMRFGIVVAEWNREVTEALLEGAVRTLRAAGCPDMNIQIKYVPGTFELSLGAQFFAEYTDVDAVIALGCVIQGDTRHFDFICQGVTQGITQLQIQWNMPIAFGVLTVNDMQQALDRCGGRHGNKGDEAAATAINMVKLQIDMEAASPDHEPDRRNIN